One genomic region from Camelus bactrianus isolate YW-2024 breed Bactrian camel chromosome 3, ASM4877302v1, whole genome shotgun sequence encodes:
- the FAM200C gene encoding protein FAM200C produces the protein MSKKRKWDDDYVRYWFTCTTEADGTQRPQCVLCNSVFSNADLRPSKLSDHFNRQHGGVGGHDLNSLKHMPAPSDQSETLKAFGAASQEDALLQASYQFAYLCAKEKNPHTIAEKLVKPCALEIAQIVLGPDAQKKLQQVPLSDDVIHSRIDEMSRDILQQVLEDIKASPLKVGIQLAETTDMDDCSQLMAFVRYIKEREIVEEFLFCEPLQLTVKGKDVFNLFRDFFLKHKIALDVCGSVCTDGASSMLGENSEFVACVKKEVPHVVVTHCLLNPHELVTKTLPTKLTDALSTVVRVINFIKGRAPNHRLFQAFFEEIGIEYSVLLFHTEMRWLSRGQILTHIFEMYEEINQFLHHQSSNLVDGFENKEFKIHLAYLADLFKHLNELSASMQRTGMNTVSAREKLSAFVRKFPFWLKRIEKRNFTNFPFLEEIIVSDGEALRIAAEIALHLQQLSSFFHGYFSVGDLDEASKWILDPFLFNLDFVDDGYLMKNDLAELRASGQILMEFETMKLEDFWCAQFTVFPSLAKTALEILTPFATTYLCELGFSSLLHFKTKSRSCLNVSDDIRVAISKKVPRFSDIIEQKLQLQQKSL, from the coding sequence ATGTCGAAGAAACGCAAATGGGATGATGACTATGTTCGTTACTGGTTCACCTGTACAACGGAAGCCGATGGAACTCAGCGCCCACAGTGTGTATTGTGTAACTCCGTATTTTCAAATGCTGACCTCCGACCATCAAAACTGTCAGACCATTTTAACCGACAGCATGGTGGCGTAGGTGGGCATGATCTCAACAGCCTGAAACATATGCCAGCACCGTCTGATCAGAGTGAAACCTTGAAAGCATTTGGAGCCGCATCTCAGGAGGACGCCTTATTACAAGCATCCTATCAGTTTGCGTATTTATGTGCCAAGGAGAAGAATCCGCATACAATAGCTGAAAAGTTAGTGAAACCTTGTGCGCTGGAGATAGCACAAATAGTTTTGGGACCAGATGCACAAAAGAAGCTTCAGCAGGTACCCTTATCAGATGATGTGATCCATTCTAGAATTGACGAAATGAGCCGGGATATCTTACAGCAAGTTCTAGAAGATATCAAAGCCAGTCCTCTTAAGGTGGGGATTCAGCTTGCTGAGACAACGGACATGGATGACTGCAGTCAGCTAATGGCATTTGTGCGATACATAAAAGAAAGAGAGATCGTAGAAGAATTCCTGTTCTGTGAACCACTGCAGTTAACAGTGAAAGGAAAAGACGTGTTCAATCTATTCAGAGACTTCTTTTTGAAGCATAAGATAGCGCTCGACGTATGTGGCTCTGTTTGTACTGACGGCGCCTCTTCTATGCTAGGAGAAAATTCAGAATTTGTTGCCTGTGTGAAAAAAGAAGTCCCTCATGTCGTGGTCACACATTGCTTGTTGAACCCTCATGAGCTTGTCACGAAGACGCTGCCTACAAAGCTGACGGATGCTCTTTCTACTGTGGTGAGGGTGATCAATTTTATCAAAGGCCGAGCTCCGAATCACCGCCTGTTCCAGgctttttttgaagaaattggAATAGAGTATAGTGTTCTCCTGTTCCATACCGAAATGAGGTGGCTTTCCCGAGGCCAGATACTTACtcatatttttgagatgtatgaaGAAATCAATCAGTTTCTTCACCACCAAAGCAGCAATTTAGTTGATGGCTTTgaaaataaagagtttaaaatCCACCTAGCGTACCTAGCAGATTTATTCAAACACCTAAATGAACTTAGTGCGTCTATGCAGAGGACTGGGATGAACACAGTATCAGCTCGGGAGAAGTTATCTGCTTTTGTTAGGAAGTTTCCATTTTGGCTAAAGCGaattgagaaaagaaattttaccAACTTCCCTTTTCTTGAAGAAATCATCGTCTCAGACGGTGAAGCGTTACGCATTGCAGCGGAAATAGCCCTGCACCTCCAGCAGCTGAGCAGCTTCTTCCACGGATATTTTTCTGTTGGAGATCTTGATGAGGCAAGCAAGTGGATACTGGatccatttctttttaatctggATTTTGTCGATGATGGTTATTTAATGAAAAATGATCTTGCTGAGTTACGAGCTAGTGGCCAGATCCTAATGGAATTTGAGACAATGAAACTTGAGGATTTCTGGTGTGCTCAGTTCACGGTGTTTCCAAGCCTGGCAAAGACAGCTCTAGAAATCCTTACACCCTTTGCAACTACATATCTTTGTGAGTTGGGATTCTCATCActtctacattttaaaactaaGTCTAGAAGCTGCCTGAATGTGAGTGATGACATCCGTGTGGCTATTTCAAAAAAGGTTCCTCGCTTCTCAGACATCATTGAGCAAAAACTACAGCTACAGCAGAAGTCACTGTAA